A region from the Malus domestica chromosome 07, GDT2T_hap1 genome encodes:
- the LOC103438639 gene encoding MATH domain and coiled-coil domain-containing protein At3g58210-like, with protein sequence MEKKQVGELVSVTFTWKIEKFSRLRSQKHYSDGFNVGDFQWQIVVYPKGSSGTPGTHDLSIYLNVADASALPSGWSRYAQFTLTVVNQVNYDKSITVETKHVFSARKSDWGFTSFMPLSELCDFSQGFLVNDTCVLEAEVAVSQVDYMAEVHETWFCPPIQPSDHERQGHTDVDAVQLTAPTSEQVLAFQDASSSEQKQTNDFEQVLISSVAVTTPSSAQVLALWDGPSDGQVWTGGNNSLVGSPIGKEHEQKPSAPVGELMNFRGLGQIDKAFVPFLEEVCLMHPSLIKCQRKRSPMFTEWAFTALGRLLYFLKTTKGTDMNVDACEHLRLSWEELESFRFDLAWLEPHIQSALGMKKFVERELEVKDLRNNMDSLEIEVKRLKARLNVAELDFEDAKRDVGEAEESFVEINMDSELGYGGRH encoded by the exons GCAGATTGTCGTATATCCGAAGGGCAGCAGCGGAACCCCTGGAACGCACGACCTGTCGATATATCTGAATGTTGCAGATGCTTCGGCATTGCCATCTGGGTGGAGTAGATATGCCCAATTTACCTTGACCGTTGTCAATCAAGTCAACTATGATAAGTCAATAACAGTTG AAACTAAACATGTGTTCAGCGCAAGGAAAAGCGATTGGGGCTTCACATCATTCATGCCTCTAAGTGAGCTTTGTGATTTCTCCCAAGGGTTTCTTGTGAATGATACATGTGTTCTTGAAGCTGAGGTTGCTGTCAGTCAGGTTGACTATATGGCCGAAGTCCACGAAACTTGGTTTTGTCCGCCTATACAGCCCTCAGACCATGAAAGGCAAGGGCATACAGATGTGGATGCCGTACAACTTACAGCGCCTACTTCTGAACAGGTACTTGCTTTTCAGGATGCATCAAGTTCTgaacaaaagcaaacaaatgATTTTGAGCAAGTTCTAATCTCCTCAGTAGCAGTTACTACACCTAGTTCTGCTCAAGTGCTGGCCTTGTGGGATGGACCAAGTGATGGACAAGTTTGGACTGGGGGTAACAATAGCCTTGTTGGATCTCCGATAGGAAAGGAACATGAGCAAAAACCCTCTGCCCCAGTTGGCGAGCTCATGAATTTCAGGGGTTTAGGGCAAATAGACAAAGCTTTTGTTCCATTTCTAGAGGAAGTCTGTTTGATGCATCCTTCATTGATCAAGTGCCAAAGGAAGAGAAGTCCTATGTTTACTGAATGGGCATTCACAGCTTTGGGTAGACTCCTGTATTTTCTAAAGACTACCAAGGGTACCGATATGAACGTGGATGCTTGTGAGCACCTTCGACTGTCATGGGAGGAGCTTGAGTCCTTCAGATTTGACTTGGCTTGGTTGGAGCCTCACATTCAGTCCGCTTTGGGTATGAAGAAGTTTGTGGAAAGGGAACTAGAGGTAAAAGACCTGAGAAATAATATGGATTCTTTAGAGATTGAAGTCAAGAGGTTGAAGGCTAGGCTAAATGTGGCAGAGTTAGATTTTGAGGATGCGAAAAGAGACGTGGGAGAGGCCGAAGAAAGCTTTGTTGAAATAAATATGGATAGCGAGCTTGGTTATGGTGGGAGGCATTAG